A window from Leptothermofonsia sichuanensis E412 encodes these proteins:
- a CDS encoding histidine phosphatase family protein translates to MPTKPSPTRVILVRHGESSFNLERRVQGHWDKSTLTETGKISARQVGDALSEMKFDAVYSSPLSRAKDTADIILSRLKTPPASPIQVTDSLKEINLVLWEGMLFTEVAAQYPEEYRNWQEAPDRVRMVIPGDDGQPIDFYPVLALFEQARDFWKELLPRHAGQTILLVAHSGINRALVSTAVGLPPDRYQSIHQSNCGISVLNFSGSWDDPVQLESLNLTAHLGEPLPPMKQGRTGHRLLLVRHGETNWNRDKRFQGQIDVPLNEMGRVQSGQAAEFLKPVPIRYAVTSPMLRPKETAEIILQHHPDVDLELEDNLREISHGLWEGKLETEIEQEYPGMLEQWQNAPETVQMPEGENLHQVWERAIAAWDGIVQSAYQRQEPGITLVVAHDAINKAILCYVLGLGPNYFWSFKQGNGAVSVIDYSQGSEKPVLTAMNITSHLGGVLDKTAAGAL, encoded by the coding sequence ATGCCTACTAAACCTTCCCCCACCCGTGTCATTCTCGTCCGTCATGGCGAGAGCAGTTTTAATCTGGAGCGACGAGTCCAGGGGCATTGGGACAAGTCCACTCTGACCGAAACGGGCAAAATATCCGCCCGCCAGGTTGGGGATGCGCTCAGTGAAATGAAGTTTGATGCGGTTTACAGTAGTCCCCTGAGTCGGGCAAAAGATACAGCAGATATTATTCTTTCGCGTCTCAAAACGCCCCCTGCCAGTCCAATTCAGGTTACGGATAGCCTGAAGGAGATTAATCTGGTGTTGTGGGAAGGGATGTTGTTTACTGAAGTCGCAGCACAATATCCAGAGGAATATCGCAACTGGCAGGAGGCTCCAGACCGGGTGCGGATGGTCATTCCTGGGGATGACGGACAGCCCATAGATTTTTACCCGGTTCTGGCTTTGTTTGAGCAAGCCAGGGATTTCTGGAAAGAATTGTTACCGCGCCATGCCGGACAAACCATCCTGTTAGTTGCCCATAGTGGGATCAACCGGGCATTAGTCAGTACGGCTGTGGGATTGCCCCCCGATCGCTACCAATCTATTCATCAGTCCAACTGTGGTATCAGTGTTCTCAACTTTTCTGGTAGTTGGGACGATCCTGTACAGTTAGAGTCCCTGAACTTGACTGCCCATCTGGGAGAACCCTTACCCCCAATGAAACAGGGGCGAACGGGCCATCGGTTACTTCTGGTTCGTCATGGGGAAACCAACTGGAACCGGGACAAACGGTTTCAGGGTCAGATCGACGTGCCGCTGAATGAAATGGGACGGGTGCAATCGGGGCAGGCAGCGGAGTTCCTTAAACCAGTGCCAATCCGCTATGCGGTTACCAGCCCCATGCTACGCCCAAAGGAAACCGCTGAGATCATCCTGCAACATCATCCTGATGTGGACCTGGAGTTGGAGGATAACTTAAGGGAAATCAGTCATGGGTTGTGGGAAGGCAAACTGGAAACCGAGATTGAGCAGGAATATCCGGGGATGCTTGAGCAGTGGCAGAATGCTCCTGAAACCGTGCAAATGCCCGAAGGTGAAAATTTACATCAGGTGTGGGAACGGGCGATCGCTGCCTGGGATGGCATTGTACAGTCCGCTTACCAGCGGCAGGAACCGGGAATCACGCTGGTAGTTGCCCATGATGCGATTAATAAGGCAATTCTTTGCTACGTCCTGGGACTGGGACCCAATTATTTCTGGAGCTTTAAGCAGGGTAACGGTGCTGTCAGCGTGATTGACTACTCTCAAGGGTCGGAAAAGCCTGTTTTAACCGCCATGAACATTACCAGCCATTTAGGTGGAGTGTTGGACAAAACCGCCGCAGGAGCGCTGTAG
- a CDS encoding dihydroorotase, translated as MTCELLQQVRVLDPVAGSDRVADVLIEDGVVGAIADALTDYPADTSIHNCQGLILGPGLIDLYSHASEPGFEARETLESLMQAGAAGGFTQIAVLPATAPPLDNPATISWLMEKVTHLRQRKQPGHHSSRLTPPASPSALPHLHCWAALTTEARGQQMTDLADLATAEIVGFADGNPVNNLLLLRRLLEYLNPLGKPIALWACDLELAGNGVMREGPEAIRFGLAGVPAMAETVALSALLECVETTGTPVHLMRVSTARSVDLIRLAKARGLPITASTSWMHLLLNSEAVGSYDPNLRLNPPLGNSADQEALINGLQTGILDAIAIDHTPYTYEEKTVAFAEAPPGAIGLELALPLLWQALVETNRWTPLELWRCLSLHPARCLHQQPGAIAVGEPAELTLYDPHYPWVIDGQSLRSLSRNTPWFEQPVTGRVLKTWCD; from the coding sequence ATGACGTGTGAGTTATTACAACAGGTACGGGTGCTCGATCCAGTGGCAGGGAGTGATCGAGTCGCAGATGTTTTGATTGAGGATGGGGTTGTGGGGGCGATCGCAGATGCCCTGACTGACTATCCGGCGGATACATCCATCCACAACTGCCAGGGACTCATTCTGGGACCCGGGTTGATTGACCTTTACAGTCACGCCAGTGAACCTGGCTTTGAGGCGCGAGAAACCCTGGAATCCTTAATGCAAGCGGGGGCAGCCGGTGGATTCACGCAGATTGCTGTGTTGCCTGCAACGGCTCCGCCACTGGATAACCCTGCCACCATATCCTGGCTGATGGAAAAGGTAACTCACCTCAGGCAAAGGAAACAACCCGGTCATCACTCCTCTCGCCTGACGCCGCCTGCCTCACCTTCCGCCTTGCCCCATCTCCACTGCTGGGCAGCACTCACCACAGAAGCCAGAGGACAGCAAATGACAGACCTGGCAGACCTGGCAACCGCTGAGATTGTGGGTTTTGCCGATGGGAACCCGGTGAACAACCTGCTCCTGCTGCGTCGGTTACTGGAATATCTAAACCCGCTTGGTAAGCCGATCGCCCTCTGGGCCTGCGACCTGGAACTGGCAGGAAATGGGGTCATGCGGGAAGGTCCAGAAGCCATCCGGTTTGGCCTGGCTGGGGTCCCGGCCATGGCAGAAACTGTCGCCCTATCTGCCTTACTGGAGTGTGTTGAAACCACAGGTACACCCGTCCATCTGATGCGGGTATCAACCGCCCGTAGCGTAGACCTGATCCGGCTGGCAAAGGCACGGGGTTTGCCCATCACCGCCAGCACATCCTGGATGCACCTGCTCCTGAACAGCGAAGCCGTGGGCAGCTACGACCCAAACCTGCGCTTAAATCCGCCTTTAGGCAACTCAGCCGATCAGGAAGCCCTGATTAACGGACTTCAGACTGGCATCCTGGATGCGATCGCCATCGATCACACCCCCTACACCTACGAGGAAAAAACGGTCGCTTTTGCCGAAGCTCCCCCTGGGGCGATTGGACTGGAACTGGCATTACCACTCCTCTGGCAGGCACTGGTGGAAACCAACCGCTGGACACCACTGGAACTATGGCGCTGTCTCAGCCTCCATCCTGCCAGATGCCTGCATCAACAACCAGGCGCGATCGCAGTCGGTGAACCAGCAGAACTGACC